The nucleotide window TATCTCTACCTCGTCCACCAGCGCGACCAGGGCACGCCCACGGAGACGGTGCTCTCCGATCGATGGCTCCTCGCCACGGTCGCGCTGTGGCTGGTGTACAACGGGTGGGTGCTCTACCGTCCCTGAGTACCCGATCAGTGGCTGGTACACCGATCCCGCCCCGCACCGCCTGGAGAGCCATGACCCGAGCATCGACGGCCGTTCGTCTCTTCCTGACCGTCTGGCTGGTCTACGCCGCCTTCGCGACGACCAACGTGGTCCGTGAGACCTACCTCGCCGTCTCTCTCGGCGAGCGTCTCTCGGTGCGCGTCGACCCGTACCTCGGGCTCCACCCCGACTTGTTCGAGATTCCGGGGCGGGGGTCGTACATCAACAGCAATCCCGGCGCGTCGCTGGTGGGCGCCATTCCCTATGCAGTCGCCCGTCCGCTCATTGCGGGGCTGTTCGCCCTGCGGCCCGAGCTCGGCGCGCCGAAGCCCCCGACGGCCTACAACGACCCCCGCCCCAACCGCACCAACTACATGAACGAGATGCGCGCACGCGGGCTGGACGTGCGGCTCGCGCTGGCGGCGCTCGTGACGCAGGTCGGCCTCATGGCGCCGCTCGGGGCGCTGGCGGCGGTGGTGCTGTTCCGATATCTCGGGGCACGCTACCGCGATGAGCGGCTCGCCCTCTGGATGGCGCTGCTGTATGCCTTGGGAACGCCGATCTTCTTTCGGTCGGCCTTCCTCAATCAGAACGCGCTGCTCGCCCACCTGGTGCTGGGGGCCTGGGTCGTACTCACGTGGCCCACCAATGGGGAGCCACCACGCTCCCGTCGCGGCCCGTGGGCGTTGGCGGGGTTGCTGCTCGGTGCCGGACTGCTGATGGACTACAGCGCCGCGCCACTGGCGCTGGTGTTCGGCGGTTGGGCCTTGATGGAGGGGTGGCAACGGAACGGGCCGCGCGGGGCAGTCGAACTGGGAGGCGCCTGCGTGGCGGGCGCCATCGGGCCGGTGCTCCTGTTGCTGGGGTACCAGTGGTTGGCCTTCGGCTCGCCATGGTTCCCGGCGCAGCGGTACATGCCGGCCACCGACTTCAGCGTGCGTGGATGGAATGGTGTCACGCTGCCCGATCCGGAATTGCTCTGGCGCAACCTGCTCGACCTGCGCTATGGCCTGTTTGCCTTCTGCCCACTGCTGGCGGTCGGGTTGGCCGCACCGTTCGTGCGGCGCGTGGCGGCCGATCCTGACCGCCGCGAACAGGCCGTGGCCCTCATCGCTGTGGGCGCGTTGCTGCTCTTCAGTGCGGCAAACCAGTTCTCCAATCTCCAGTGGAATACCGGTGTCCGCTATCTGGTGCCGGCTGGTCCGCTGCTCTTCCTGCTGGTCGTGCCGGTGTTGCGCGCGCTGCCGCGCTGGGCCGCCATCGGACTCGTGGTACCGACACTGATCATTTCTGTGGCGGTGTCGATGATGCGGGAAGGGGTGGCGCCATCCCTGGCGCTGCTCTTCACCGTCGGTCCGACGCTCCCGGTTCTGCTCACGTTGCAGAAGACGGCGGCGGCCTACGCGCCGGCCCTGGCCGGGGGGGTACAGCCATTCGGCGTGCTCGCCATCCTGGGACTCGCCGCCGGCGTGGTGCTGATCTGGCGCTTCCGCCGCCCGCAGGCGGGTTGAATCGTGGGCCACATGGCTGACGCCGTCGTTCCTGTCGTCTCACGGAGGATTGCTTGATTCGACCATTCCTGCTCCGCCCGCCATGGGATGGGCCCCGCAGCGTCGCCCGCGCGACGGTGCTGCTCGCGTCTGTCGTGTGCATGGCGTGCAACGACGCGCCCGTTGACCAGCAGCCCATCCCCTCACCCCCACCGCCGCCGGGCACACCGCCCCCGCCGTCGCAGGTGACGGCCACGATCACCGTGGACACGCTGACGCGCTTCCAGGTGATGTCGGGCTGGGAGGCCGTGACGCAGGCCGGTCAGGACGAAGCGGGGTTCGCGGGGTGGCAGCAGCAGTTGATGGACCTTGCCGCCAATGACCTGGGACTCAATCGGCTCCGACTCGAAGTCCGGTCCGGTGTCGAGAATCCGGTGGACTCCGACGCGGCCTACCGCGCCGGCACCATCTCCACGTCGGAATGGCGGAACAGCCGCTACCTCGTGGTCAATGACAATGCGGATCCGAACGTCATCAACGCGGCGGGGTTCCACTTCAGCGCCATCGACCGGGCGGTCACCAACGTCGTGCTGCCGCTCAGGCAGCGTGTCGAGGCCAACGGGGAGCGGCTGTATGTCAACCTGAACTACGTCTCGTTCAATCCCAGCACGACGCTGGCGCACCTCGACCCGGCGGAATACGCGGAGTTCCTCCTCGCGACCTTCCAGCACTTGCAGAGCACGTTCGGTTTCGTGCCGGACGCCGTCGAGGTCATCCTCGAGCCGGACGCCAACACGCCGTGGGTGGGGACACTGATTGGACAGGCCATCGTTGCGGCCGGCAATCGGCTCGCCCTCGCGGGATTCCGCCCGGAGTTCGTCGCCCCGTCCACCACCAACATGGCGAACGTGGTGCCGTATCTCGACCAGATGGTGGCCGTGCCCGGGGTGATGACCTACCTCAAGGAGGTCTCCTACCACCGGTATGGTGGCGTGTCGGATGCCAACCTCGCGGCGATCCACGCGCGGGCCAGTGCGCTCGGGCTCAGGACCGCCATGCTTGAGCATATCGGGAGCGGGGTGGAGGATCTCTTCAAGGACCTGACGATCGCCAAAGTCTCGGGGTGGCAGCAGTATACGCTCGCGTATCCGACGTCGGACGACGGCGCCCAGTACTTCACGATCACCGGTGGCCTTCCCGTGATGGGGAGCCGAACGCGCGCGCTCCGCCAGTACTTTCACTTCGTTCGACGCGGCGCGTTTCGCGTCGCGGCGACCAGCACCAACGCGGCGGTCCGACCGGTGGGGTTCACCAACCCCGACGGTGCGCCAGTCGTTGTGTTGCACACCGAGCGCGCCGAGACGCTCGCCATCCGGGGTCTGCGCGCGGGTCGCTACACGATCTCCAATGCGCTGCCGTCCGCCGCCGGCCCGACCGAGGCGACCGTCGGGGCCGACGGCGAATTGCGCTTCAGCGGCGTCGAGGGCGTCATCACGGTGGCGTGGCGCCCGTGACGTCAGCCAGCCCTGATGCACGTATCCCGGGCGGCGAGGGCTGGGCCGGCGTGATCGCGTGGTCGGTTGCCCTGGTGATCGGACAGGGGAGTTTCCTGCAGTTGGTCGATGCGGGCCCGTCGGTGGGCTATCAGCATCTGGGCAGTCCGGGGCAGTTGATCGACACCAAGCCTCTGCTGCTCGGCCTCTACGTCGCGTACGCCGCGGTCGTGGCCGGCGGGATCGGGCTTTGGGCGCGTCGGCGCCGCTGGGACGCAGGTTCCTTCCCGCGGCGACTTGTCGTGGTGCTCCTCGCGGTCTTTGGCGCGAGCTCGGTGCTGTCGGCCTCACCAGCGAAATATCTTCTGGAGTCTGCCGCCCTCTTCGCCGTGCAACTCGTGGCGTTGGCGAACGTGCTCCTCATCGCGGCCACGCTGCCCGGGCCGAGCGCGACGCGTCTCGGCACCGCCAGCGCGCGATGGCTCGGTGATCCGTCCACCGACTCGGTCACCCCTGATAGCTGGCGATGGGCGCTCGGTCCTGCCGCGTTCGTCCTCGTCGTTTCGCTCCTGCTCGCAGTGACCGCGTATCAGGGTCGACCGCACATTCCCGATGAAGTCGCCTTCTACATGCAGGCAAAGTATTTCGCGCACGGATTGCTGTGGATGCCGGCGCCGGCGGTGCCGGCCGGATTCGATGTCGACCTGATGACCATCGACAGCACGCGGTGGTTCTCCGCGATGCCGCCGGGATGGCCGGCGATGCTGGCGGCTGGCATGGCGATCGGTGCACCGTGGGCCATCAACCCGATCCTGGGCGCCGTCAACATCCTGCTGACCTATGCCACGCTGCAGCGGGTCATGCCGCAGCGTACCGCGAGAATCGCCACGCTGCTGCTGGCGCTCTCGCCGTGGCACGGCTTCCTCGCCATGAGCTACATGAGTCACGCCTTTTCCCTGACGCTGGCCCTGATCGCGGGTCTCGCGATGGCGCACGTGTGGCGGGGCGGGTCACCGTGGTGGTGCCTGATCGGCGGCGGGGCGATCGGGCTGGCCAGCGTGAATCGCCCCTTGGAGGGGGTCGCGCTCGCATTCGTGTTCGGGGTGATCACCCTCGTGCTCCTGGTGCGTCGCCGGCGCATCGCGCCGGTGCTGCTCCTGGGACTGGGTACCCTGATGGCCGGCGCGCTGGGGCTGGCGTACAACGCTGCCGTGACGGGGCGTCCGCTCACCTTCCCCGTCGAGGAGTACTTTCGCCGGGTCTACGGCCCGGGCCGCTACGAGATCGGGTTTGGGCCAACGCGCGGCCTCGGCTGGCCAGGCCTCGACCCGTTGCCGGGACACGGCGCCGCGGACGTCGTCATCAACGCGCTGCTGAATCTCTTCCAGGTGAACACCGAACTCTTCGGGTGGGCATGCGGATCGCTTGGACTGGTGGTCCTGGCGCTCGTCCAGCGGCGTGTCCGAGGCATCGACTTGTTCATGTGGCTGAGCATTCTCGTTGTCGTGGGTCTCCATTCGCTCTTCTGGTTCAGCGGCGGACCGGACTTCGGGGCCAGGTACTGGTTCCTGGTGATCGTTCCCTGCACGGCCTTGGCGGCGAGCGGAATCCGCTCGATCGAGGGAACCGATCCCCGTCGGCAGGGACGAGTGCTCGCGGCCGTCGGCGCGCTGAGTTTCAGTACCCTGGCGGTGTTCTATCCGTGGCGTGCCACGGACAAGTATGACCACTACCGAGGGATGTCAGGCGATGGCGGCGCGGTGCTTGCGAACGCTCCGCAGGCCGCGGGCGGGTTGATTCTCGTCAGCGGAAATCGATTTCCGGATTTTGCCTCGATGGCCGCCTACAACCCGGTCGACGTCAACGAGCGCGTCGGCACCATCATCGCCTGGGACCGCGATGCCGGCACTCGAGCGGCACTCCTGGCCGCCTATCGAGGACGTCCGGTGTGGCGGCTGGTCGCCCCGCGGGAGCCACGGGGCGCATGGTTGCTGCAGGGTCCTTTCAGTGCCGACTCGACGGCACCACTTCCACCGTTCCCCACGGGGCCGTCGGAATGACCGACGCCCGAAGCGACTCCTAGCGCTCGGGCCGGGCGCGCTGCTCGGCCACGACATCGGCGATGATGCTGCGGAGCGGCGTGGTCGGGCGGAAGTCGATCATGGCCTGCAACCGGGTCAGGTCGGGGATCCGGCGGTGCATGTCCTCGAACCCCTCCGCATAGGCCTCTGCGTACGGCACGTACGCGATCGGCGACTCACTCCCCGCCGCGTCGCGCACCATCTCCGCCAACTGTCGGATCGACACCTCCTCGTCCGAGCCGACGTTGAAGACGCCACCGATCGCATTCGGATTGCCAATCAATCGCAGCAGCGCCTCCACCGCATCCTGCACGTGGCCGAAGCAACGTTGCTGGTCGCCGGTGCCGTAGACGGTGATCGGTTCGCCGGCCAGCGCTTGCCGCACGAAGTTCGGCAGCACCATGCCGTAGCGCCCGGTCTGCCGAGGCCCCACCGTATTGAAGAAGCGGACGATGATGACCGGCACGCCCTTCTCCCGCAAATAGGCCAGGCCCAGCCATTCGTCGAGCGCCTTCGAGCAGGCATACGCCCACCGTGAGTGCGTCGTCGGCCCGAGCTGCAGGTCGCCATCCTCGCGGAACGGGAGGCTGGCGCTCTTGCCGTAGACCTCCGACGTGGAGGCGAT belongs to Gemmatimonadota bacterium and includes:
- a CDS encoding NAD-dependent epimerase/dehydratase family protein, whose amino-acid sequence is MRYLITGGAGFIGSHLATRLIDRGDEVLVLDDLSTGSMDNIAALVDRPGFSYRIGSALDVPLVSECVDRCDVTIHLAAAVGVRLIVERPVHTIETNVKASEVVLAAAAKKQKLVLIASTSEVYGKSASLPFREDGDLQLGPTTHSRWAYACSKALDEWLGLAYLREKGVPVIIVRFFNTVGPRQTGRYGMVLPNFVRQALAGEPITVYGTGDQQRCFGHVQDAVEALLRLIGNPNAIGGVFNVGSDEEVSIRQLAEMVRDAAGSESPIAYVPYAEAYAEGFEDMHRRIPDLTRLQAMIDFRPTTPLRSIIADVVAEQRARPER